The Brevibacillus brevis genome contains a region encoding:
- a CDS encoding SMI1/KNR4 family protein, with translation MDQVLIEQLDRWHEEDEQQRIVDLLLTVPEGEREYDAISRLGRAYNNLGLYEEALNQLEKIAEAGQQDPVWHFRVGFALYHLKRYEEAAQSFRTSDKLETGNQNTESWLRWSLQKAEKQQRQELRMAAKKAAAVEGSASEEVPFSNMSLDDFWDDSEYAKKAYLSEPPTDELIASIEEELGYKLPASYLALMKHQNGGIPKNTCFPTEDPTSWAEDHIAITGILGIGREKSYSLCGDLGSQFMIEEWGYPDIGVVICDCPSAGHDVVMLDYRACGRDGEPEVIHVDQESDYEITFLAENFEAFIRGLVSEEEYDTSAEDKEAALYKVAHGKFSSLLEELCTPVSEVEQIDQKIRSICTRIVEEKGFFSFHADELSYLMYDVQFWLYTKSYPDTSHEQYLAVYEKMIAFGGEFGQGGYAPGWISEWLDRRKKEGRIVQENGHIRFTDQFAAEVIQQLREA, from the coding sequence ATGGATCAGGTACTTATCGAACAATTGGATCGCTGGCATGAAGAAGACGAACAGCAGCGAATTGTGGACTTGCTGTTAACCGTTCCCGAGGGGGAACGAGAGTATGACGCAATCAGCCGACTGGGCAGAGCTTATAACAACCTGGGGCTATATGAAGAAGCGCTCAACCAATTGGAGAAAATTGCTGAAGCAGGTCAACAAGATCCAGTCTGGCACTTTCGAGTAGGTTTTGCCCTCTATCATTTGAAAAGATATGAAGAGGCGGCACAGTCATTCCGTACCTCAGACAAGTTAGAAACCGGTAATCAGAATACCGAGTCATGGTTAAGGTGGAGTTTGCAAAAAGCGGAGAAGCAGCAAAGACAGGAGCTTCGGATGGCAGCCAAAAAGGCAGCGGCTGTTGAGGGTTCGGCATCGGAGGAAGTTCCTTTTTCGAACATGTCGCTTGATGACTTTTGGGACGACAGCGAGTACGCGAAAAAGGCCTATCTATCCGAGCCACCCACGGATGAACTAATCGCCTCAATCGAGGAAGAGCTCGGATACAAGCTCCCTGCCTCCTATCTTGCACTAATGAAGCATCAGAACGGCGGCATTCCGAAGAACACGTGCTTCCCAACAGAGGACCCAACCTCCTGGGCTGAGGATCACATTGCCATTACGGGCATTCTAGGCATTGGCCGAGAGAAAAGCTATTCGCTCTGCGGGGATCTTGGCAGCCAGTTTATGATTGAGGAATGGGGATATCCCGACATTGGAGTTGTGATTTGTGATTGTCCTTCAGCAGGTCACGACGTAGTCATGCTGGATTACCGGGCATGCGGGAGAGATGGTGAACCCGAAGTGATTCACGTCGATCAGGAAAGCGATTATGAAATTACGTTCCTGGCTGAAAATTTCGAGGCGTTTATCAGGGGCTTGGTGAGCGAAGAAGAATACGATACCTCCGCGGAGGACAAGGAAGCAGCTCTTTACAAAGTAGCCCACGGGAAATTTTCTTCCTTGCTGGAGGAGCTGTGCACGCCAGTATCGGAAGTGGAACAAATTGATCAGAAAATACGCAGCATTTGTACACGGATTGTAGAGGAAAAAGGCTTTTTTTCTTTTCATGCGGATGAACTCTCGTATCTGATGTACGATGTGCAGTTTTGGCTATACACAAAGTCATACCCTGATACCAGTCATGAACAGTACCTGGCTGTCTATGAGAAAATGATCGCCTTTGGCGGAGAATTCGGTCAAGGTGGCTATGCTCCGGGATGGATTAGCGAATGGCTGGATCGTCGCAAGAAGGAAGGTCGGATCGTTCAGGAAAATGGACACATCCGGTTTACAGATCAGTTCGCAGCGGAAGTGATTCAGCAGCTACGAGAAGCCTAA
- a CDS encoding assimilatory sulfite reductase (NADPH) flavoprotein subunit — MVLKVTDSPFSQEQVELLNRLLPTLSEVQKVWLSGYLAALHKVEAPMAAGIQTALAANGQVISKEVTVLFGSQSGNSQKLAKVLTGKLQEHGFHVTLSSMSDFKTNALKKVENLLVVVSTHGDGEPPDNAISFHEFLHSKRAPQLVGLRFSVLALGDTSYELFCQTGKEFDKRLEELGGKRLTPRVDCDVDYDEQASEWMNQVLASLSEASATQVAAASAIVGGAAIGSETHTEYSRSNPFQAVVLENLNLNGRGSDKETRHLEISLEGSNLEYEPGDCLGIYPKNHPDLVRELIEAMGWKPEELVPIHKNGEERTLEEALSSHFEITVLTKPLLEQAVKLSSGNGLQELLAEGQEQELRDYIRNRDLLDLVEDYDLKGVSSKEFVSILRKLPPRLYSISSSLKSYPDEVHLTIRNVHYQAHGRERYGVCSSYIADRLETGDTLPVFVQHNPNFKLPANPDIPLIMVGPGTGVAPFRAFLGEREELGATGKTWLFFGDQHFSTDFLYQLEWQRWLKQGVLTHMDVAFSRDTSEKVYVQHRMLEKSKELYQWLQDGAHVYVCGDEKKMAHDVHAALVTILQQEGGLDSEEAVAYLKRMQQEKRYQRDVY, encoded by the coding sequence TTGGTACTTAAGGTGACAGACAGTCCTTTCAGTCAGGAACAAGTAGAGCTCCTAAATCGGTTGCTGCCCACGCTCTCAGAGGTGCAAAAGGTTTGGCTGAGCGGATATCTTGCAGCTCTTCACAAAGTGGAAGCACCGATGGCCGCTGGGATTCAAACCGCTTTAGCTGCGAATGGGCAAGTCATTTCCAAGGAGGTCACTGTGCTTTTCGGATCTCAGTCCGGGAACAGCCAAAAGCTAGCCAAGGTGCTGACCGGAAAGCTTCAGGAGCACGGCTTCCACGTAACTCTTTCCTCCATGAGCGACTTCAAGACGAATGCGTTGAAAAAGGTTGAAAACCTGCTTGTTGTGGTAAGCACACACGGGGATGGTGAACCACCAGACAACGCCATCTCCTTCCATGAATTCCTGCACAGCAAAAGAGCGCCGCAATTGGTGGGCCTGCGGTTTTCCGTGCTGGCATTGGGCGATACCTCCTATGAATTATTCTGCCAAACCGGCAAAGAGTTCGATAAACGGTTAGAAGAGCTAGGCGGCAAGCGCCTTACTCCCCGGGTCGATTGCGATGTGGATTACGACGAGCAAGCCTCCGAATGGATGAATCAGGTTCTGGCTTCTCTCAGTGAAGCTTCGGCAACCCAGGTTGCTGCTGCAAGCGCAATCGTGGGCGGTGCAGCGATCGGGTCAGAGACACACACCGAATATTCACGGTCGAATCCGTTTCAGGCTGTGGTCTTGGAGAACTTGAATCTGAACGGACGGGGATCAGATAAGGAAACCCGCCATCTGGAAATTTCCCTTGAGGGGTCCAATCTCGAGTATGAACCGGGTGACTGTTTGGGGATCTATCCTAAAAATCATCCCGACCTTGTCCGTGAGCTGATTGAGGCAATGGGCTGGAAGCCGGAAGAGCTCGTTCCTATTCATAAAAACGGGGAAGAGCGCACGTTGGAAGAGGCCTTGTCCAGTCATTTTGAAATCACGGTTCTCACCAAGCCTCTCTTGGAACAAGCAGTAAAGCTATCATCAGGAAACGGGTTGCAGGAACTGCTTGCGGAAGGACAGGAGCAAGAGCTTCGCGATTATATTCGAAATCGGGATTTGCTAGACCTGGTAGAGGACTACGATTTGAAGGGCGTATCTTCCAAAGAATTTGTCTCCATACTTAGAAAGCTGCCGCCGCGTCTCTATTCGATCTCAAGCAGCTTAAAGTCCTACCCGGACGAAGTTCATCTGACAATTCGCAATGTTCACTATCAGGCTCATGGGCGTGAGCGGTACGGCGTTTGTTCGAGCTATATCGCGGATCGTTTGGAAACGGGTGATACCCTGCCTGTATTTGTACAGCATAACCCAAACTTTAAGCTTCCGGCTAACCCGGACATCCCGTTGATCATGGTTGGTCCCGGCACGGGTGTCGCTCCATTCCGTGCCTTCCTGGGAGAACGGGAGGAGCTTGGGGCGACGGGCAAGACATGGCTTTTCTTCGGCGATCAGCATTTCTCCACAGATTTTCTTTATCAGCTCGAATGGCAGCGTTGGCTCAAACAGGGCGTACTGACGCATATGGATGTCGCGTTTTCTCGAGATACGAGCGAAAAAGTGTATGTTCAGCACCGGATGCTTGAAAAGAGCAAGGAGCTTTACCAATGGCTCCAGGATGGGGCGCATGTATACGTATGCGGAGACGAGAAAAAGATGGCGCACGACGTTCACGCAGCTCTGGTCACCATTCTCCAACAAGAAGGCGGACTTGATTCAGAGGAAGCCGTTGCGTATTTGAAACGGATGCAGCAGGAAAAACGATATCAGCGAGATGTCTACTGA
- a CDS encoding DUF3967 domain-containing protein, giving the protein MDNMFPSFLYNFWKVIFQTLQKVTLFDILRTFIPYLKNSKYKYVFVELWVVLNVLISFISVIFIHNVTSDNFQLLKLILLVYGIYRVFEINITQLNLMLFSDGIGEVRSYKRTIILLLHNYVEIVLWFTLSYLYFSSEFKNVDTKSFVEIIYISLVTMASFQSALMPGTSMGYYLVSFQTVTGLLLTLISLARFIPLLANPKSIDRDESITNRDLEEYKHLCENLMNQVKKQDDYIKRLEEREKSIIAAIKEIEQSKRLTASAKESD; this is encoded by the coding sequence ATGGATAATATGTTTCCTTCATTCTTGTATAATTTTTGGAAGGTGATATTTCAGACTCTGCAAAAGGTTACTCTATTTGACATATTGAGGACTTTCATTCCATATCTTAAGAATAGTAAGTATAAATATGTATTTGTAGAGTTATGGGTTGTACTTAACGTATTAATTTCATTTATTTCTGTAATATTTATACACAATGTAACTAGTGATAACTTTCAATTATTGAAGTTAATTTTACTTGTATATGGCATTTACAGAGTGTTTGAAATAAATATAACACAACTTAATTTAATGTTATTTTCAGATGGTATTGGGGAAGTTAGAAGTTACAAGCGTACAATCATTTTATTGCTTCATAATTATGTAGAAATAGTACTTTGGTTTACCCTATCATATTTATACTTCTCAAGTGAATTCAAAAATGTGGATACGAAATCTTTTGTAGAAATAATCTATATTAGTTTGGTGACAATGGCGAGTTTCCAATCAGCTTTAATGCCTGGTACTAGCATGGGATATTATTTAGTCTCTTTCCAAACAGTAACAGGTCTGCTATTAACATTAATAAGTCTTGCTAGATTCATTCCACTCTTGGCTAATCCTAAATCAATAGATAGGGATGAAAGTATAACCAATAGAGATTTAGAAGAATATAAGCATCTATGTGAGAATTTAATGAACCAAGTAAAAAAACAAGATGACTATATAAAAAGGTTAGAAGAAAGGGAAAAAAGCATTATTGCAGCTATTAAAGAAATTGAGCAAAGTAAGCGATTAACAGCTTCTGCAAAAGAAAGCGACTAA
- a CDS encoding cupin domain-containing protein, with protein MHYQAINLNEKLSTLNDLWSPKVVGEINDFQFKIIKIAGDFIWHEHQGADKVFIVLEGEMFIDFRDGQVKISKGEMFIVPGGADHKPFAEKECHVLLVEPRGEVNTEA; from the coding sequence ATGCATTACCAAGCGATTAATCTGAATGAGAAGCTATCTACACTCAACGATCTCTGGTCTCCGAAAGTCGTTGGTGAAATAAATGACTTTCAATTTAAAATCATCAAGATTGCCGGGGATTTTATTTGGCACGAGCATCAAGGGGCCGATAAGGTATTTATCGTGCTCGAAGGAGAAATGTTCATTGATTTTCGTGATGGGCAGGTGAAAATTTCCAAGGGTGAGATGTTTATTGTCCCGGGGGGAGCGGATCACAAGCCTTTCGCCGAAAAGGAATGCCATGTCTTGTTGGTGGAGCCTAGAGGCGAAGTAAACACAGAGGCTTAA
- a CDS encoding DMP19 family protein — protein sequence MSKVDIHDVWFDFASAFVQKKNASGWNTLTSQEQEIAALWLLEADVYNGGFLQFFCNWGEEAYIYAVRALQAIGAVHALEIVQSGYACIEHLSEDNRLTQRWDIPQFLTGEEADQMDKLDQSFWEDQDCIAEVAHRYYVQQLGIPTPS from the coding sequence TTGAGTAAGGTGGATATCCATGACGTCTGGTTTGATTTTGCCTCAGCCTTTGTGCAAAAAAAGAATGCTTCGGGCTGGAACACACTAACCTCGCAGGAACAAGAGATTGCCGCCTTATGGCTGTTGGAAGCTGATGTGTATAACGGCGGGTTCTTGCAGTTTTTTTGCAACTGGGGAGAAGAGGCATATATCTACGCGGTACGGGCCTTACAAGCCATCGGGGCAGTCCATGCACTCGAAATCGTCCAGTCGGGATATGCCTGCATCGAGCATTTATCGGAAGACAACCGCCTCACCCAGCGCTGGGATATTCCACAGTTCCTTACCGGGGAAGAGGCAGATCAGATGGATAAGCTCGATCAGAGCTTCTGGGAAGACCAGGATTGCATTGCAGAAGTTGCACATCGATATTACGTGCAGCAGCTAGGAATACCCACCCCATCATAA
- a CDS encoding YndJ family transporter, giving the protein MKRLLVPTIPGGIITILIFYLDYFQFDLVDKFLLFAAFVIVPLVVLLLGYEEKNTLQRLIYTAIKLLQLPAALLVFASVMGSQAWGMGSTAIPGNLSLGWLLFTLLLCVYGLSLIVNHKGRAAEIAIGAGLVYFFIGGIWFTLYQYQVDLYQVKHATHALSSVHFHFSSAIVPIFIGFLGRIMTKKSWYPWVVAIDIIGPILIAVGIIFSKPIEYIGVTLFACNIAIYTTYLLAYLRKGSLQNKSSFFLVLSCIAFYTIVVISICYPLLKNLFSLTIHDFIPVYGSLHSFGFVLCGLIGWVYMIDSLKENTLTDKT; this is encoded by the coding sequence ATGAAACGATTGTTAGTACCAACGATTCCCGGTGGAATCATAACCATCCTGATCTTTTACCTTGATTACTTCCAATTTGATCTCGTCGATAAATTTCTTCTGTTTGCGGCTTTCGTCATTGTACCTCTTGTAGTTTTACTATTGGGCTATGAGGAAAAGAATACACTTCAACGGCTGATATATACTGCAATCAAACTGCTTCAACTTCCCGCAGCGCTTCTCGTCTTCGCCTCTGTAATGGGCAGCCAAGCGTGGGGGATGGGGAGCACGGCCATACCAGGGAATCTTTCCCTCGGCTGGTTGTTGTTCACGTTACTACTCTGCGTCTATGGCCTGAGCTTGATTGTGAATCACAAGGGGAGAGCAGCGGAAATAGCGATTGGTGCTGGACTCGTTTACTTTTTCATCGGGGGCATTTGGTTCACGCTGTATCAGTATCAGGTTGACCTCTACCAAGTTAAACACGCAACACACGCCCTCAGTTCGGTCCACTTTCATTTCTCATCTGCCATCGTTCCGATTTTTATCGGTTTCCTCGGACGGATTATGACAAAGAAAAGCTGGTATCCATGGGTCGTTGCCATCGATATCATCGGACCCATTCTGATCGCTGTCGGTATTATTTTCTCGAAGCCGATTGAGTATATTGGCGTCACCTTGTTCGCCTGTAATATTGCGATTTACACCACTTATCTGCTTGCTTATTTGAGGAAAGGCTCTTTACAGAATAAGTCGAGCTTCTTTTTAGTCCTTTCCTGCATTGCCTTTTACACGATTGTCGTTATTTCCATTTGCTATCCGTTATTGAAAAACCTATTTTCCTTAACCATACACGATTTCATTCCGGTTTACGGATCGCTGCATTCGTTTGGGTTTGTTTTATGTGGGTTGATTGGATGGGTGTATATGATTGACTCTCTTAAGGAAAACACGCTTACTGACAAGACATAG
- a CDS encoding malate:quinone oxidoreductase, with the protein MSSIQQKTDVILIGAGVMSATLGALLKELAPELEIKVFEKLAKAGEESSNEWNNAGTGHAALCELNYTSEKADGSIDISKAIKINEHFQLSRQFWAYLVKNNLIQNPQDFIMPIPHMSMVQGEKNVSFLKKRFEALANNPLFQGMEYSDDPEKLKEWIPLIMEGRTSNEPIAATKIDSGTDVNFGALTRMLFDYLKTKDVAINYNHAVEDIKRTSDGMWKLKVYNMATGNIEDHIAKFVFIGGGGGSLHLLQKTGIPESKHIGGFPVSGLFMVCKNQEVVEQHHAKVYGKAKVGAPPMSVPHLDTRYIDNKKSLLFGPFAGFSPKFLKTGSNMDLITSVKPNNVMTMLAAGVKEMALTKYLIEQVMLSHEKRMEELREFIPNAKSEEWDIVVAGQRVQVIKDTPAGKGTLQFGTEVVSAADGSVAALLGASPGASTAVQVMLEVLEKCFPQRMAEWEPKIKEMIPSYGVSLLQNQELLQEIQRSTDEVLGLVEKELAYS; encoded by the coding sequence ATGAGCTCCATACAGCAAAAAACAGACGTTATTTTGATTGGTGCAGGGGTCATGAGCGCAACTCTGGGGGCATTACTGAAAGAATTGGCACCGGAGTTGGAAATCAAAGTTTTTGAGAAACTCGCAAAAGCAGGGGAAGAAAGCTCTAACGAATGGAATAATGCGGGTACTGGCCACGCGGCACTCTGTGAGCTGAACTATACATCCGAGAAAGCTGACGGGTCTATAGATATTAGCAAAGCCATTAAAATCAATGAACATTTTCAGCTGTCCAGACAATTCTGGGCTTACCTTGTAAAAAACAATCTCATCCAAAACCCGCAAGACTTTATCATGCCAATACCTCATATGAGTATGGTACAAGGCGAAAAGAATGTAAGCTTTTTGAAAAAGCGTTTTGAAGCGCTGGCAAACAATCCTCTCTTTCAAGGGATGGAATACTCCGATGACCCTGAAAAACTGAAGGAATGGATTCCGCTCATCATGGAAGGCCGCACATCGAATGAACCAATAGCTGCAACCAAAATCGACTCGGGTACGGATGTCAATTTTGGTGCTTTGACACGTATGTTGTTTGATTACTTGAAGACGAAAGACGTCGCGATTAACTACAACCATGCTGTTGAGGATATCAAACGTACGAGCGACGGCATGTGGAAATTGAAAGTGTACAATATGGCTACCGGTAACATCGAAGACCATATTGCCAAATTCGTCTTTATCGGCGGTGGCGGCGGAAGCTTGCATTTGCTCCAAAAAACCGGTATTCCAGAGTCCAAACATATCGGCGGTTTCCCGGTAAGCGGATTGTTCATGGTTTGTAAAAATCAGGAAGTGGTAGAGCAGCACCATGCAAAAGTGTATGGTAAAGCAAAGGTCGGCGCTCCTCCAATGTCGGTACCGCATCTGGATACCAGATACATCGACAACAAAAAATCCTTGCTGTTTGGACCTTTTGCGGGATTCTCGCCAAAGTTCTTAAAAACAGGTTCCAATATGGATTTGATCACTTCCGTAAAACCTAACAACGTCATGACGATGTTGGCGGCAGGCGTAAAAGAAATGGCATTGACCAAATACCTGATCGAGCAAGTTATGTTATCGCATGAAAAGCGCATGGAAGAACTACGGGAGTTCATTCCGAACGCGAAAAGCGAAGAGTGGGATATCGTGGTAGCCGGTCAACGCGTGCAAGTTATCAAGGATACACCAGCAGGAAAAGGTACTCTTCAATTTGGTACAGAAGTGGTTAGTGCTGCTGATGGCTCCGTAGCTGCATTGCTCGGCGCATCTCCAGGTGCTTCTACAGCTGTTCAGGTTATGCTTGAGGTATTAGAAAAATGCTTCCCACAACGTATGGCAGAGTGGGAACCGAAAATCAAAGAAATGATTCCTTCTTATGGCGTGTCACTCTTGCAAAACCAAGAGCTTCTTCAAGAGATCCAACGTTCGACAGACGAGGTGCTTGGTCTCGTCGAAAAAGAACTGGCTTATAGTTAA
- a CDS encoding YdeI/OmpD-associated family protein: MSKTIVEKLNLQKYQKTAVLHTPEGEESLAVLKEADHALKDVQYDMIFAFVLDMKSLQELMKKVIDHSYLLEGGLLYVAYPKKGNKVYPTYIHRDELFDGLGADEDGYIGTSTIKFNRMVGMNEVFTVVGFKNEKKKAAKASSKPSQCVDDYIDFVPKIEEDLRHAPKELAFYQSLTPGYQKDWARYVYSAVQEGTRAKRRVEMIAVLAEGFKTIDLYRRGK; this comes from the coding sequence ATGTCGAAAACAATCGTTGAGAAGCTGAACCTGCAAAAATATCAAAAAACGGCTGTCTTACATACACCGGAGGGTGAGGAGAGCTTAGCCGTTCTTAAAGAAGCGGACCATGCGTTGAAAGACGTGCAATATGATATGATTTTTGCTTTCGTACTGGATATGAAGTCCTTGCAAGAGCTCATGAAGAAGGTAATCGACCACAGCTATTTATTGGAGGGAGGGCTTCTATACGTTGCTTATCCCAAGAAAGGGAATAAAGTCTATCCGACTTATATCCATCGGGATGAATTATTCGATGGATTAGGAGCCGATGAAGATGGCTATATCGGGACAAGCACGATCAAATTTAATCGAATGGTCGGCATGAATGAGGTATTTACGGTTGTCGGGTTTAAAAATGAGAAAAAGAAGGCGGCAAAAGCTTCATCTAAACCGAGTCAATGCGTCGATGATTATATTGACTTTGTGCCGAAAATAGAAGAGGATCTACGCCATGCGCCAAAAGAGCTCGCTTTTTACCAATCACTCACGCCCGGGTACCAAAAGGATTGGGCGCGGTATGTATATAGTGCCGTACAAGAGGGGACACGGGCAAAGCGCCGAGTTGAAATGATCGCGGTCTTGGCTGAGGGTTTTAAAACCATCGATCTTTATCGCCGGGGTAAGTGA
- a CDS encoding SMI1/KNR4 family protein — MYERMAEKLKTTSALRWFPSRGAEESWIAEVEEELGFSLPPSYRWWLIHYGNARLNGGNILTIVSPEHREYDDSDFLYIHRLNKAEEW; from the coding sequence ATGTATGAGCGTATGGCAGAAAAACTGAAGACGACTTCTGCTTTAAGATGGTTTCCTAGTCGAGGGGCAGAAGAGAGCTGGATAGCCGAAGTAGAAGAGGAATTAGGATTCAGCCTGCCTCCGTCTTACCGCTGGTGGCTGATTCATTATGGAAATGCCCGGTTGAATGGCGGGAATATTTTAACGATCGTTTCTCCGGAACATAGAGAGTATGACGACAGTGATTTTCTTTATATACATAGGTTGAATAAAGCCGAAGAGTGGTAG
- the cysI gene encoding assimilatory sulfite reductase (NADPH) hemoprotein subunit: MSENHLLSPNSAPHSDVEDIKRRSDYLRGSLAETLEDRISGSIPEDDNRLMKFHGSYMQDDRDLRNERSKQKLEPAYQFMVRVRAAGGVVTPEQWLMMDDIAQQFANGTIRLTTRQSFQLHGVIKWNMKQVIQEVNEALLSTLAACGDVNRNVMCNPNPYESEVHQEVYEWAKKISNHLDPRTRAYHEIWLDEEKVVDSRDGVEQEPIYGPVYLPRKFKIGIAVPPANDVDVFSQDLGFIAIHEEGRLLGFNVAVGGGMGMTHGDPKTYPQVARVIGFVTPEQVLDVAEKTVMIQRDYGDRAVRKHARFKYTIDDRGIEWFIHELEQRLGWELEKARPYHFEHNGDRYGWVKGSDDNWHFTLFIQNGRVKDEDNYLLKSGLREIAKVHTGDFRLTPNQNLLIGNITSEKKPEIEQIIQAYGLTDGTSYSALRRNSMACVSLPTCGLAMAEAERYLPTLLDEIELILDEAGLRDEEIVIRMTGCPNGCARPALAEISFIGKAVGKYNMYLGGGFSGNRLNKLYRENIGEAEILNELRPILNRYAKEREEGEHFGDFVIRAGYVKEVRSGLDFHE, translated from the coding sequence ATGTCAGAAAATCATTTGCTTTCGCCAAACAGTGCTCCTCACAGCGATGTAGAGGACATTAAACGCCGAAGCGATTACTTGCGGGGAAGTCTGGCGGAAACGCTGGAAGACAGGATTTCTGGGTCCATCCCTGAGGATGATAACCGCTTGATGAAATTCCATGGCAGCTACATGCAGGATGACCGAGATCTGCGCAACGAACGGAGCAAACAGAAGCTGGAGCCAGCCTATCAATTCATGGTGCGCGTGCGTGCCGCTGGTGGCGTTGTCACACCAGAGCAATGGCTCATGATGGACGATATCGCCCAGCAGTTTGCGAATGGAACGATTCGCCTGACGACTCGTCAGTCTTTTCAACTGCATGGCGTGATTAAGTGGAATATGAAGCAGGTGATTCAAGAAGTAAACGAGGCTTTGTTAAGTACACTGGCTGCCTGTGGGGACGTCAACCGCAACGTCATGTGCAATCCGAATCCGTACGAGTCGGAAGTTCATCAAGAGGTTTACGAATGGGCTAAAAAAATAAGCAATCATCTCGACCCTCGGACCCGCGCCTATCATGAAATCTGGCTGGATGAAGAAAAGGTTGTCGACAGTCGGGATGGGGTAGAGCAAGAACCGATCTATGGTCCTGTCTATTTGCCGCGCAAGTTTAAGATCGGCATCGCCGTACCGCCTGCCAACGATGTTGACGTTTTTTCGCAGGATTTGGGCTTTATCGCGATTCATGAGGAAGGTCGACTGCTGGGCTTCAACGTTGCGGTGGGAGGCGGAATGGGAATGACCCACGGCGATCCCAAAACGTATCCGCAGGTGGCGCGGGTGATCGGCTTCGTCACACCGGAACAAGTATTGGATGTCGCCGAGAAAACGGTCATGATTCAGAGAGACTACGGGGATCGCGCGGTACGGAAGCACGCACGGTTCAAATATACGATCGACGACCGCGGCATCGAATGGTTTATCCATGAATTGGAGCAACGACTGGGCTGGGAGCTGGAGAAGGCACGCCCCTATCACTTCGAGCATAATGGCGATCGCTACGGTTGGGTAAAAGGGAGCGACGATAACTGGCATTTTACCCTTTTCATTCAGAATGGCCGTGTAAAAGACGAGGACAACTACCTCCTGAAATCCGGCCTGCGGGAGATTGCCAAGGTTCATACAGGGGATTTCCGCCTGACGCCGAATCAGAATCTCCTTATTGGAAATATCACCAGTGAAAAGAAGCCGGAAATTGAACAGATCATTCAAGCATACGGGCTCACCGATGGAACTTCCTATTCTGCACTGCGGAGAAACTCTATGGCTTGTGTATCGTTGCCGACTTGCGGACTTGCGATGGCTGAGGCAGAGCGTTATTTGCCGACACTGCTGGATGAGATCGAGCTGATTTTGGATGAGGCGGGTTTGCGCGATGAGGAGATCGTCATTCGCATGACAGGATGCCCAAATGGATGCGCAAGACCTGCATTGGCGGAAATTTCTTTCATTGGGAAGGCTGTCGGTAAATACAACATGTATTTGGGTGGTGGTTTCTCCGGCAATCGGTTGAACAAGCTGTATCGTGAAAACATCGGAGAAGCAGAAATACTGAATGAACTGCGGCCGATTTTAAATCGGTATGCGAAGGAACGCGAGGAAGGCGAACACTTCGGAGATTTCGTCATTCGGGCAGGGTATGTGAAAGAAGTCAGATCGGGACTCGACTTTCATGAGTAG